A genome region from Myripristis murdjan chromosome 16, fMyrMur1.1, whole genome shotgun sequence includes the following:
- the LOC115374420 gene encoding zinc finger protein 628 isoform X4, producing the protein MAAVDPSESPKRQKSPVEEVETSGEQIEECSSKQESKTTSAISAQSPGEERQASVSDDGDCVGSRSEVSGDPGAGADTTTCNSLEKLAPSEKAAHNSGVSCSDQRGFDWSEPEEDGVHPPARKQETGNCEPSKDVEKPELQPDTLVEATSDADAEEMQQKTLNPDEKSAVKDTSNELVAAVDGVEDTEEDDGDGDDEDAGRGEEDDTFAKPRKWGLQCKECGKRFNRRETFNLHRHFHAHEDELTPLTCKECGLTFQHRSSLIKHRSEHKEKEEQVITPKKEPHTRDERSFRCAQCEKFFPTVDKLRDHNCNNIPDKPYHCPLCRQEFQFKVSITKHMQSHSLESIFTCQECYQNFPDSVALRFHQRCHAALKPYECPECGMVFKHYSVMEDHRRKHTENMRSHQCNICGKTFKYSSLLHQHQYLHTGQKPFRCPECGKKFAFAQNMKAHCRQHRLHENNSHSSTDQPSKQAPVSAHETVRGAGKENTNQTEESKRVFSCPLCPQTCYTPANLRAHMLIHEAETEKVDSRPRPVKDNATKNWEKGHTCPHCPSIFRDEASFYGHLLKVHKSIAHYLEKVTTAPVQKITPLSSDNLQGKWRNDNVNSKSYKCSECGKMFRHRSVLELHMRIHSKDKPYQCKVCGKRFRFSSYLQQHLIIHTGKKPHKCPDCGKDFAFLQNMKTHQKLHQEKPFRCTSCRKGYSDEAQLQHHMLSHNGEKPHKCDLCDKSFGLAYLLRDHMNTHTGERPHRCDECHKSFSWFSSLLVHQKIHARKRQGYSQYTSFPVSTRMRGRGSRGRRGARFAWAWPRSVAGSAMLTSQPPPPYQLPTLRDAELHRRAVQPLSPMLSSRLELQGRQPKEPWLSEVHPPPVQWKVDGGEVMPVPLSQQSQLPHLALQQTQFDSPSQPGLHQLHQRSPGWADNALISQSGPSSVQSVESSHLKESSLPAGVPKKSSPSVGSEIEQQRQSMPAAWSSTPASTALASTSSSQHEFTASSSYMDGAALWSVRPTPIAPTSQSSPNKSGQDLLLPRWSNAQVSTQKTGNEPSILPKKDDNRAWDLSNPQVISSTVTQPEKPWNGCEPQKQWASGLAGASTSAQIDQSNPMSVSTPVSHGVGSTLWDFQTPPGIPKTISPSEKLGSNQEFQLQQKQVSSGWANVQTSTQKVPISIQYEPRFPHGMGTAVWGFQTNPVGPQTLLTGQLKPGNGQELQHQPMGKGDILHVSVT; encoded by the exons ATGGCCGCCGTAGACCCATCAGAGTCCCCGAAACGGCAAAAATCCCCTGTCGAGGAGGTGGAAACATCAGGGGAGCAGATCGAGGAATGCAGCTCAAAACAGGAGAGCAAAACAACAAGTGCAATATCCGCACAAAGCCCCGGCGAGGAGCGACAGGCCAGTGTTAGCGACGATGGCGATTGTGTTGGCAGCCGCTCGGAGGTTAGTGGCGAtcctggagctggagctgacaCAACGACATGCAATTCACTGGAGAAGCTGGCACCGTCGGAGAAAGCGGCCCACAACAGCGGGGTTTCCTGCAGCGATCAGCGGGGTTTCGACTGGTCCGAGCCTGAGGAGGATGGTGTTCATCCTCCAGCGCGCAAGCAAGAAACTGGGAACTGTG AACCCAGTAAAGATGTGGAGAAACCTGAGCTGCAGCCGGATACACTTGTTGAAGCTACCTCTGATGCAGATGCAGAGGAGATGCAACAGAAAACGTTAAATCCTGATGAGAAGAGCGCTGTAAAGGATACGAGCAATGAACTGGTGGCCGCAGTCGATGGGGTAGAGGATACAGAAGAGGACGATGGTGATGGGGATGATGAAGATgcaggcaggggagaggaggatgatacATTCGCAAAACCAAGGAAGTGGGGTTTGCAGTGCAAGGAGTGCGGGAAGAGGTTCAACCGACGGGAGACGTTTAACCTTCACCGTCACTTCCATGCACACGAGGATGAGCTCACCCCGCTCACCTGTAAAGAATGCGGCCTTACCTTTCAACACCGCAGCAGCCTCATCAAACATCGGAGTGAGCATAAAGAGAAGGAGGAACAAGTCATAACTCCAAAGAAGGAGCCACACACAAGGGATGAGAGGAGTTTTAGGTGTGCGCAGTGTGAGAAATTTTTCCCCACAGTGGATAAGCTGAGGGACCACAACTGCAACAATATCCCAGATAAGCCTTACCACTGCCCCCTGTGCCGCCAAGAGTTCCAGTTCAAGGTGTCGATCACCAAGCACATGCAGTCCCACTCCCTGGAGAGCATCTTTACATGCCAGGAGTGCTATCAGAACTTCCCTGACAGCGTGGCCCTGCGCTTCCACCAGCGATGTCACGCTGCCCTGAAACCCTATGAATGCCCCGAGTGTGGCATGGTATTCAAACACTACTCCGTTATGGAAGACCACCGTCGTAAGCACACAGAGAACATGCGGTCTCACCAGTGCAATATTTGCGGTAAGACCTTCAAGTACAGCAGCCTCCTGCATCAGCATCAGTATCTGCACACAGGCCAGAAGCCCTTCCGCTGCCCAGAGTGCGGTAAAAAATTCGCTTTTGCCCAGAACATGAAGGCGCATTGCCGTCAGCATAGACTGCATGAAAACAACTCCCACTCTTCCACCGATCAGCCTAGTAAGCAAGCACCTGTGTCTGCACATGAGACAGTCAGAGGAGCAGGGAAGGAGAACACAAACCAGACCGAGGAGTCAAAACGTGTATTCAGCTGTCCCCTTTGTCCACAGACCTGCTATACTCCTGCTAACCTGAGAGCCCATATGCTTATTCATGAGGCTGAGACTGAAAAAGTGGACAGTAGACCCAGACCTGTAAAGGACAATGCTACCAAGAACTGGGAGAAAGGACACACCTGCCCCCACTGTCCTAGTATATTTCGTGATGAAGCAAGTTTCTATGGACATTTGTTAAAAGTCCACAAATCTATAGCACACTATTTAGAAAAGGTGACAACAGCACCAGTACAAAAAATCACTCCGCTCAGTAGTGATAATTTGCAAGGAAAATGGAGAAATGACAATGTAAACAGTAAGTCATACAAGTGTTCTGAGTGTGGCAAAATGTTCCGTCACCGCTCCGTGTTAGAGTTGCATATGCGCATTCATTCCAAGGACAAGCCCTACCAGTGCAAAGTGTGTGGCAAGCGCTTTCGATTCAGCAGCTACCTGCAGCAGCATCTCATCATCCACACAGGCAAGAAGCCACACAAATGTCCTGACTGTGGGAAGGACTTTGCCTTCCTTCAGAACATGAAGACGCATCAAAAGCTGCATCAGGAGAAACCATTCCGTTGTACTAGCTGTCGCAAAGGTTATAGTGATGAGGCCCAACTTCAGCACCACATGTTGTCGCATAATGGTGAGAAACCTCACAAGTGTGACCTTTGTGACAAAAGCTTTGGACTGGCTTATCTGCTCCGTGACCACATGAACACGCATACAGGAGAGAGACCTCATCGCTGTGACGAGTGCCACAAATCCTTTTCCTGGTTTAGCAGCCTCCTAGTACACCAGAAAATCCATGCTCGCAAGCGCCAAGGTTACAGCCAGTACACCTCCTTTCCCGTGAGCACTAGGATGAGAGGCAGAGGTagcaggggaaggagaggggctAGGTTTGCATGGGCCTGGCCTCGATCAGTGGCAGGCTCAGCTATGCTTACCTCTCAACCACCACCTCCATATCAGCTTCCTACACTAAGAGATGCTGAATTGCATCGGAGGGCTGTGCAACCGCTCTCTCCCATGCTATCATCTCGCTTGGAATTACAAGGCAGACAGCCGAAGGAGCCGTGGCTGTCGGAGGTTCACCCTCCACCAGTCCAGTGGAAAGTGGATGGCGGAGAGGTCATGCCTGTTCCTTTGTCTCAGCAGTCTCAGCTGCCACATTTAGCACTACAGCAAACACAGTTTGACAGCCCATCACAACCCGGCCTACACCAACTCCATCAGAGAAGTCCAGGCTGGGCAGATAATGCATTGATATCTCAGTCTGGCCCTTCTTCAGTCCAGAGTGTGGAGTCGTCACACCTGAAGGAGAGCTCCCTGCCAGCAGGAGTGCCAAAAAAGTCCAGTCCATCAGTAGGGAGTGAGATTGAGCAGCAAAGGCAGTCCATGCCTGCAGCCTGGAGTAGCACACCTGCATCCACAGCACTAGCGTCAACTAGCTCTTCACAGCATGAATTCACTGCCTCTTCAAGCTACATGGATGGGGCAGCGCTTTGGAGTGTTAGACCAACTCCAATAGCACCAACCTCACAGAGCTCGCCAAATAAATCTGGTCAAGATCTTCTGCTGCCAAGATGGTCAAATGCCCAAGTGTCAACGCAAAAGACCGGGAACGAGCCATCCATACTTCCTAAAAAAGATGATAATAGAGCGTGGGACTTAAGTAATCCTCAAGTAATATCATCGACTGTTACCCAGCCAGAAAAGCCATGGAATGGATGTGAGCCGCAAAAACAGTGGGCTTCGGGCTTAGCAGGTGCATCCACCTCAGCTCAAATAGACCAAAGCAACCCTATGTCGGTTTCAACCCCTGTATCTCATGGGGTAGGTAGCACCTTGTGGGACTTCCAAACACCGCCAGGCATTCCAAAGACTATAAGCCCCTCTGAGAAATTAGGCAGTAATCAAGAGTTTCAGCTACAGCAAAAACAGGTGTCATCTGGCTGGGCCAATGTGCAAACATCAACTCAAAAGGTTCCTATCTCTATACAATATGAGCCCCGTTTTCCTCATGGGATGGGGACAGCTGTGTGGGGTTTCCAAACTAATCCTGTGGGTCCTCAAACTCTGCTCACTGGACAACTCAAACCAGGGAATGGACAGGAGCTGCAGCATCAACCAATG
- the LOC115374420 gene encoding zinc finger protein 628 isoform X3 translates to MAAVDPSESPKRQKSPVEEVETSGEQIEECSSKQESKTTSAISAQSPGEERQASVSDDGDCVGSRSEVSGDPGAGADTTTCNSLEKLAPSEKAAHNSGVSCSDQRGFDWSEPEEDGVHPPARKQETGNCEPSKDVEKPELQPDTLVEATSDADAEEMQQKTLNPDEKSAVKDTSNELVAAVDGVEDTEEDDGDGDDEDAGRGEEDDTFAKPRKWGLQCKECGKRFNRRETFNLHRHFHAHEDELTPLTCKECGLTFQHRSSLIKHRSEHKEKEEQVITPKKEPHTRDERSFRCAQCEKFFPTVDKLRDHNCNNIPDKPYHCPLCRQEFQFKVSITKHMQSHSLESIFTCQECYQNFPDSVALRFHQRCHAALKPYECPECGMVFKHYSVMEDHRRKHTENMRSHQCNICGKTFKYSSLLHQHQYLHTGQKPFRCPECGKKFAFAQNMKAHCRQHRLHENNSHSSTDQPSKQAPVSAHETVRGAGKENTNQTEESKRVFSCPLCPQTCYTPANLRAHMLIHEAETEKVDSRPRPVKDNATKNWEKGHTCPHCPSIFRDEASFYGHLLKVHKSIAHYLEKVTTAPVQKITPLSSDNLQGKWRNDNVNSKSYKCSECGKMFRHRSVLELHMRIHSKDKPYQCKVCGKRFRFSSYLQQHLIIHTGKKPHKCPDCGKDFAFLQNMKTHQKLHQEKPFRCTSCRKGYSDEAQLQHHMLSHNGEKPHKCDLCDKSFGLAYLLRDHMNTHTGERPHRCDECHKSFSWFSSLLVHQKIHARKRQGYSQYTSFPVSTRMRGRGSRGRRGARFAWAWPRSVAGSAMLTSQPPPPYQLPTLRDAELHRRAVQPLSPMLSSRLELQGRQPKEPWLSEVHPPPVQWKVDGGEVMPVPLSQQSQLPHLALQQTQFDSPSQPGLHQLHQRSPGWADNALISQSGPSSVQSVESSHLKESSLPAGVPKKSSPSVGSEIEQQRQSMPAAWSSTPASTALASTSSSQHEFTASSSYMDGAALWSVRPTPIAPTSQSSPNKSGQDLLLPRWSNAQVSTQKTGNEPSILPKKDDNRAWDLSNPQVISSTVTQPEKPWNGCEPQKQWASGLAGASTSAQIDQSNPMSVSTPVSHGVGSTLWDFQTPPGIPKTISPSEKLGSNQEFQLQQKQVSSGWANVQTSTQKVPISIQYEPRFPHGMGTAVWGFQTNPVGPQTLLTGQLKPGNGQELQHQPMLVHFQDLHTQIFFSHHRHS, encoded by the exons ATGGCCGCCGTAGACCCATCAGAGTCCCCGAAACGGCAAAAATCCCCTGTCGAGGAGGTGGAAACATCAGGGGAGCAGATCGAGGAATGCAGCTCAAAACAGGAGAGCAAAACAACAAGTGCAATATCCGCACAAAGCCCCGGCGAGGAGCGACAGGCCAGTGTTAGCGACGATGGCGATTGTGTTGGCAGCCGCTCGGAGGTTAGTGGCGAtcctggagctggagctgacaCAACGACATGCAATTCACTGGAGAAGCTGGCACCGTCGGAGAAAGCGGCCCACAACAGCGGGGTTTCCTGCAGCGATCAGCGGGGTTTCGACTGGTCCGAGCCTGAGGAGGATGGTGTTCATCCTCCAGCGCGCAAGCAAGAAACTGGGAACTGTG AACCCAGTAAAGATGTGGAGAAACCTGAGCTGCAGCCGGATACACTTGTTGAAGCTACCTCTGATGCAGATGCAGAGGAGATGCAACAGAAAACGTTAAATCCTGATGAGAAGAGCGCTGTAAAGGATACGAGCAATGAACTGGTGGCCGCAGTCGATGGGGTAGAGGATACAGAAGAGGACGATGGTGATGGGGATGATGAAGATgcaggcaggggagaggaggatgatacATTCGCAAAACCAAGGAAGTGGGGTTTGCAGTGCAAGGAGTGCGGGAAGAGGTTCAACCGACGGGAGACGTTTAACCTTCACCGTCACTTCCATGCACACGAGGATGAGCTCACCCCGCTCACCTGTAAAGAATGCGGCCTTACCTTTCAACACCGCAGCAGCCTCATCAAACATCGGAGTGAGCATAAAGAGAAGGAGGAACAAGTCATAACTCCAAAGAAGGAGCCACACACAAGGGATGAGAGGAGTTTTAGGTGTGCGCAGTGTGAGAAATTTTTCCCCACAGTGGATAAGCTGAGGGACCACAACTGCAACAATATCCCAGATAAGCCTTACCACTGCCCCCTGTGCCGCCAAGAGTTCCAGTTCAAGGTGTCGATCACCAAGCACATGCAGTCCCACTCCCTGGAGAGCATCTTTACATGCCAGGAGTGCTATCAGAACTTCCCTGACAGCGTGGCCCTGCGCTTCCACCAGCGATGTCACGCTGCCCTGAAACCCTATGAATGCCCCGAGTGTGGCATGGTATTCAAACACTACTCCGTTATGGAAGACCACCGTCGTAAGCACACAGAGAACATGCGGTCTCACCAGTGCAATATTTGCGGTAAGACCTTCAAGTACAGCAGCCTCCTGCATCAGCATCAGTATCTGCACACAGGCCAGAAGCCCTTCCGCTGCCCAGAGTGCGGTAAAAAATTCGCTTTTGCCCAGAACATGAAGGCGCATTGCCGTCAGCATAGACTGCATGAAAACAACTCCCACTCTTCCACCGATCAGCCTAGTAAGCAAGCACCTGTGTCTGCACATGAGACAGTCAGAGGAGCAGGGAAGGAGAACACAAACCAGACCGAGGAGTCAAAACGTGTATTCAGCTGTCCCCTTTGTCCACAGACCTGCTATACTCCTGCTAACCTGAGAGCCCATATGCTTATTCATGAGGCTGAGACTGAAAAAGTGGACAGTAGACCCAGACCTGTAAAGGACAATGCTACCAAGAACTGGGAGAAAGGACACACCTGCCCCCACTGTCCTAGTATATTTCGTGATGAAGCAAGTTTCTATGGACATTTGTTAAAAGTCCACAAATCTATAGCACACTATTTAGAAAAGGTGACAACAGCACCAGTACAAAAAATCACTCCGCTCAGTAGTGATAATTTGCAAGGAAAATGGAGAAATGACAATGTAAACAGTAAGTCATACAAGTGTTCTGAGTGTGGCAAAATGTTCCGTCACCGCTCCGTGTTAGAGTTGCATATGCGCATTCATTCCAAGGACAAGCCCTACCAGTGCAAAGTGTGTGGCAAGCGCTTTCGATTCAGCAGCTACCTGCAGCAGCATCTCATCATCCACACAGGCAAGAAGCCACACAAATGTCCTGACTGTGGGAAGGACTTTGCCTTCCTTCAGAACATGAAGACGCATCAAAAGCTGCATCAGGAGAAACCATTCCGTTGTACTAGCTGTCGCAAAGGTTATAGTGATGAGGCCCAACTTCAGCACCACATGTTGTCGCATAATGGTGAGAAACCTCACAAGTGTGACCTTTGTGACAAAAGCTTTGGACTGGCTTATCTGCTCCGTGACCACATGAACACGCATACAGGAGAGAGACCTCATCGCTGTGACGAGTGCCACAAATCCTTTTCCTGGTTTAGCAGCCTCCTAGTACACCAGAAAATCCATGCTCGCAAGCGCCAAGGTTACAGCCAGTACACCTCCTTTCCCGTGAGCACTAGGATGAGAGGCAGAGGTagcaggggaaggagaggggctAGGTTTGCATGGGCCTGGCCTCGATCAGTGGCAGGCTCAGCTATGCTTACCTCTCAACCACCACCTCCATATCAGCTTCCTACACTAAGAGATGCTGAATTGCATCGGAGGGCTGTGCAACCGCTCTCTCCCATGCTATCATCTCGCTTGGAATTACAAGGCAGACAGCCGAAGGAGCCGTGGCTGTCGGAGGTTCACCCTCCACCAGTCCAGTGGAAAGTGGATGGCGGAGAGGTCATGCCTGTTCCTTTGTCTCAGCAGTCTCAGCTGCCACATTTAGCACTACAGCAAACACAGTTTGACAGCCCATCACAACCCGGCCTACACCAACTCCATCAGAGAAGTCCAGGCTGGGCAGATAATGCATTGATATCTCAGTCTGGCCCTTCTTCAGTCCAGAGTGTGGAGTCGTCACACCTGAAGGAGAGCTCCCTGCCAGCAGGAGTGCCAAAAAAGTCCAGTCCATCAGTAGGGAGTGAGATTGAGCAGCAAAGGCAGTCCATGCCTGCAGCCTGGAGTAGCACACCTGCATCCACAGCACTAGCGTCAACTAGCTCTTCACAGCATGAATTCACTGCCTCTTCAAGCTACATGGATGGGGCAGCGCTTTGGAGTGTTAGACCAACTCCAATAGCACCAACCTCACAGAGCTCGCCAAATAAATCTGGTCAAGATCTTCTGCTGCCAAGATGGTCAAATGCCCAAGTGTCAACGCAAAAGACCGGGAACGAGCCATCCATACTTCCTAAAAAAGATGATAATAGAGCGTGGGACTTAAGTAATCCTCAAGTAATATCATCGACTGTTACCCAGCCAGAAAAGCCATGGAATGGATGTGAGCCGCAAAAACAGTGGGCTTCGGGCTTAGCAGGTGCATCCACCTCAGCTCAAATAGACCAAAGCAACCCTATGTCGGTTTCAACCCCTGTATCTCATGGGGTAGGTAGCACCTTGTGGGACTTCCAAACACCGCCAGGCATTCCAAAGACTATAAGCCCCTCTGAGAAATTAGGCAGTAATCAAGAGTTTCAGCTACAGCAAAAACAGGTGTCATCTGGCTGGGCCAATGTGCAAACATCAACTCAAAAGGTTCCTATCTCTATACAATATGAGCCCCGTTTTCCTCATGGGATGGGGACAGCTGTGTGGGGTTTCCAAACTAATCCTGTGGGTCCTCAAACTCTGCTCACTGGACAACTCAAACCAGGGAATGGACAGGAGCTGCAGCATCAACCAATG TTGGTGCACTTCCAAGACCTCCACacccaaatatttttttcacaccacAGGCACTCATGA